Part of the Cololabis saira isolate AMF1-May2022 chromosome 15, fColSai1.1, whole genome shotgun sequence genome, ccatggtaacttatgctgaacagctaacctgctccggagcaggttatgttcgagatacagatcgccgggtataaaagcaccgcccactgaccaatcagctctcttggaaaatggcatgccctttcgaagaatTTAATTTGAACACGACATGAACTTTTAATTTCAAGTCTaaatattaagttaaatcacagtgtaatttatcctttgctcttcgctactgaaataagcggctctgacagtggacttctccatgcttgcgattggtcatgcgctgaaaacactgccccttttatgtgcacgcgctcatatccagattggagaaacctgggttgatataccgagttgataaccaccgtcgtgtgaccgcttagcgtgattgcaattgtccgggttagtgaatctggataaggaaaagatatcctgggtatgttgaacttgcttcgtagtacaggcccctggaccaggagagagagagagacgctctttatcaggatcccctgctgagcgtaactaCTCTTTGTTTCATCAAGAAACACTGACCAGCCGGATCAAACCactttctcttcatttacaaagattcacgtaagaggctgttctgcgtctgggcagagaaacttagtaacacattttaaaagttagttttacgttgtgagccggacTGGTGATCCCGTCACAATTGTGCTCATTAgttgagtgtgtttgtttatcttaTCGTTTTCTCCCCTAATTCTGCTCCTActaccacccccaccccccttcaggtaatctgaagttttgtgtacatgtttagttagttgttgtttttgggtagtttagccatcagaatttatccgaagTGTTGTTTTACCATCTACCtcgtgtaaataaattctgattaatttgaatgagagaagttgtttctGCTTATTTGTCACAACTGTTGTTGCAAGGCCTTTGTTCAAACGCctcccttcactattattctgaagaataatctaccttgagactgatttttgctTGTTTATTAGTTTAGTTATCTTTTTCCTGATTaaatcaggtggtgccccattttgattaagtcattttgataattcaatttgataatctactttattaattattaatgattgtccttcgacaatcatatatatatttatatatataaatacacatacttTGATCTACTTCCAAATCCTGTTTCCATAGTTTGCCCTCAATGATTAGATTTGTGTTAATTAAACAACCTCAGACTCAACATCAGAAAAGGCTCTGTGGTGCAATGGTAGCGCgtctgactctgactctgatgtgttcaactcacatcagggtcataatgaactttcagtttttttatttatccatcctcacgagcagtggcggcttgtcaatagggggcgctagggcggCGCCCCCAAtaaaattacaggaaaaaatatccaccttattcctggagCCTCTACTGTAGAATCGGCTGTGGGAGTAACTTCCGGTTAGACGCCGGAAGTTGCGTAACGCCATCGACTAACCATGGCAGCTGAGCATGAACAgcggtttattttaaagcaatttgctttcaatctagcagagaagttacggttttgttttctgacatttaatgtttaacatgtttatcaaccgtagcatttactaaaatgtccttgcggagctcgggtacgtcgttttgtggaggaaaacctgcatcATACTTTGTGGCTCGGATCCGACAAACACCGGAGGAGGGACGGGAATCCTCAGAGGATTGACaggaatgtcatgagaatatcaggtgtgatttcaggttaatgtcatgagaatatcaggtgtgatttcaggttaatgtcatgagaatatcaggtgtgatttcaggttaatgtcatgagaatatcaggtgtgatttcaggttaatgtcatgagaatattaggtatgatttcaggttaatgtcatgagaacagcaggtgtgatttcaggttaatgtcatgagaacatcaggtgtgatttcaggtgtatggaggacacagcattgtagtatttgtccggtaatgacaacctttagtattatttattattattttctgtgcagttaaaatacaaagtgtgtttatggcacggactgcagggcagcattagaataaaaatacaatagtttcactacagacatgttgataagaaaaaagttttttgttaattaaattttaaatcttagctgtgatcagtactcgagttgtaaaaaaagaaatcaggggggatggtggattttatcatatggggacagataatttttgctgattacaaataatataatatatattacaaataatagcagtgaccaaaacagctgcagaaatactgcaggaatgacatagcagcagttaaatgcagccttctgtaagctttaaatatccactgggcttacatctaatacatcaaaacacaacaataaaaaacacttttctgaacttatcaatatgactctgtccttcacaggataagtaaaatggatcactgcaaaaactcacaatcttaacaagaatatttgtcttatttctagttaaaatgtctcattttagtaaaaaaaaaatctcattacacttaaaacaagactcatcactggaaaaaacaacaattttcacccgtttcaagtagattttcacttgaaataagtaaaaaaaatctgccagtggaacaagatgttattgcttgtaatgagaagataaatcttgtcccactggcagatttttctacttatttcaggtggaaatttacttgatacaggtgaaaattgtcaaatgttatttttctggtgatgactctaaatgttgaaatagcagtaaaaccacattcattgatgaaacgacataagggatggaaagggggatgatttggaccgtttttatttcaggagggatctcatcccccctcatctcgagtactgataagtaacaatatttacccacctggaggagtatccactttgcccattgggaagaatgagatacttctcatcttctaagcatttcttcacttcttcaggtcgtcctcccatccctcaacagcaggaggcagaggtaagatgatattgtcccgtttgagctgtgacaggtggtgtttccacatgttttatatccccaacgctcggagaaagagggttaacgcgttcactcagcatgtaaacaaacgcCGGTTCCGGCAGCACCGGAAGTAGCACCCACAATTCGCGCAAAGCCTCATGGGGcgtaggaataaggtggataaaaaaaaatttcctcCACATATATTCCTATTTCCCACAAAATTCTCTGTGTTCCAAACACTTTTTATGGACCTCAAGTTCTGCATATGCTATAAGTCCCACTGGACTATTCTCttggtactcagaccaaccatggcaCTCTGGCcattctctctttaatgttacccgagatattaaaccttttttagaagagcgagtcaaattcgaaggcaggagaagcaaagcatcatcacaacacaatcaaagtcaagtgttatgaaattgcaaGCGTTcctaaacatctctacaataacgttcTCAATAACCtctgctcacaaccacacagcggacttacctaaaattTTGGGATGACGTCAACCCTTCTCTGGTactccagttcacagactttcgacaacagcccagcaacaataatttgggattttgtaaatgGACCCCTTTTACCTCTGAGTAATTTGGATAAAAGTCACTGGTGTGTCGTTGGACTGGAAAGaggagtttccatcgaaggtctattgtcatccgggtcacagcaccaaattgttgaagaataatataaaatccagttcaggAATCCGCTGTGGGGTTGAGAGTTTTAtttcagtaagccggcggtgggCAGGACCAGCACAGATCGTGTCTGAAGTTGGTATGCCGACCCAGAGAGGTTTGACAACAGGGCTTTTATACAAAAACTTCAAAGCACAGACGGCAAGAATTAACAACCCAAAGGTGAAAGACAAGGAGCAATTAAAAgctatttacagtcagatgtgatcgttCAGTTTGGAACTACCCCATAGTAAGTCAGGAAGTCCATCATATGGCATCCCTGTGGATCAagtcctcgtctctgcaggggcAGGAAGCCGAAGCCACTTCGATGGTGCCGTCTCAGCAGGGGTGCAGGAAGCGGGAAATTGTGTGGCAATGTGTCTCAAGCAGGGGTATGAGGCTGAAGCCACCTGCAAGGCGTCGTCCCTGCAGGGGTTCAGGAAGCTGACATTCAGGTCGACCACGGTgctgtcacaatgcctcatcacaTGGAATTTTTAATTTTGCACACTGATTTCAAAGAATGTCAGTTTCTGTAATTCAGAGGGAAGCAAGAGTTAAAATATGTCCCTCAGCATGAGCCTCTCAGAGcatgcaggagaaaacctgcagtatccatcttgctgtcaagacTTGTAGCAGAATTCttttacaggatttttttgtTATGCCCGCCGACTTTGCAGgtcaaagcatgtcagtttctgtagtgtagcgGTTATCAAGTTAGCACGTGAAACGTCCCATTTGAATCTTGGTGGAAAATTGAAACTTTACAGtgttattatttggacttggaaaaccactccagtcctcttcaggacaggaaggccgaccatctcttgcTTGCATTGGCTCTcattgcagttccacaactgtcaAAAAGAAAGTcattcacctacactttaaaatgtccaactttacaggaaaaaagaaacattaactgcctgctataaaaaaagggaaaaattgttttttctcaatgtttttttttcacacccatgacatctCTGTGGTGGATGATTTTTTATTCTACCACAACAGGACAACTAATATGAAgccatacatttatttctaatatgattgatgttGTGCCACAGGggaggtgctggttcagttaaagAGTCATTAATGATTGTTGaaggacaatcattaataaagtagattatcaaattgaatcaaAATGACAATCAAAACAGCTGATGttatcaggaaaatgataacttaacagcaaaattcagtctcaaggtagattattctgcagaataatagtgaagggaggagtccgagcacaggcATTTGCAAcagcagttgtgacaaatatgtgtaaaataagcacaaacaacttctctcattcgaattaatcagaatttatttacacaagtgtcaagAAGATGGCAAAACAACGTtttggataaattctgatgacTAAACTacccaaaaacaacaactaactaaacatgaacacaaaacttcagactatctgtgtgtgtgtgtgtgtgtgtgtgtgtgtgtgtgtgtgtgtgtgtgtgtgtgtgtgtgtgtgtgtgtgtgtgtgtgtgtgtgtgtgtgtgtgtgtgtgtgtgtgtgtgtgtggggaggggggggggggggttggtagGAGCAGAATGAGGGGAGAAAACAAtaagataaacaaacacactcaactaatgagcacagttgtgacgggatcaccagtccggctcacaacgtaaaactaacttttaaaatgtgttactaagtttctctgcccagacacaggaACAGCCTCTTACATGAAtctttgtaaatgaagagaaagtGGTTTGATCCGGCTGGTCAGTGTTTCTTGATGAAACAAAGAGtagttacgctcagcaggggatcctgataaggagtggctctctctctctcctggtcCAGATGAGGAgcagtgtggatgaggggaacacatgggcacagcagctgggcctccttcagctccaggtcggtccaaaggcgttcacgttgAGGAATGCAGAGTTCAGGGGCCTCAGCCTGAGGCCCTTAACTGTTCATATAATTACACAATCCATAGTTCATatgggactgtggcccaacaaatatttctgatatcttttctcttttcttgatGCATGTTAACTGAActctcaaaataaatgatatcagcactgatcacaaatgtacaatttttatccagtgtgaatacgttgatgttTCGTCAATTGATCgtgccgggcaaaagccgctccacactgatcacatctgtaaggcttgtctccagtgtgaatacgttggtgactcgacAAATGATCTTGCCGGGCAAAagtcgctccacactgatcacacctgtagggcttgtctccagtgtgaatacgtcgatgtctcgtcaaatgaccttgctcggcaaaagccgctccacactgatcacacctgtaaggcttgtctcgagtgtgaatacgttggtgtctcgTTAGGGTACCTTGCTCGGCAAAAgccgccccacactgatcacacctgtaaggcttgtctccagtgtgaatacgttggtgtctcgttagagtaccttgctgggcaaaagtcactccacactgatcacacctgtagggCTTGTTTCCCGTGTGAATACGTCGATGTCTCGTCAAATGACCTTGCTCGGCAAAAGTccctccacactgatcacacctgtaaggcttgtctccagtgtgaatacgttgatgtctcgtcaaatgaccttgcagggcaaaagccgctccacactgatcacagctgtatggtttatcaccagtgtgaatacgttggtgactcgtcaaatgaccttgccgggcaaaagccgctccacactgatcgcatctgtaaggcttgtctccagagtgaatacgttggtgagtcgttaggttactttgctgggcaaaagccacgccacactgatcacacctgtaaggcttgtctccagtgtgaatacgttgatgacGAATTAGAGCACTTTTATCggtaaaagccgctccacactgatcacacctgtaggacttgtctccagtgtgaatacgttggtgattcTTTAGATGATCTCGTCGGGTAAAAGCcgcaccacactgatcacagcagtatggtttatcaccagtgtgagttttcttatggatcttcaggtttgatgaagtggtgaagacttgttcgcaatcatcacagcagtatcttttgggtcttcctttatgattctgtaaTAGAGACGATGACTTACATTATCTTGGCTgcattatcaaaagccttttcagtttcaagtatggagctagaacagtctcataattcacacatgcacagtacaaaattcacaaatgcacacgccgatccacaaatgcaaaaGCCCAAAATTCACACGTGcttaggacaagatacacaaatgtatttttgattcacacacaaatataacctgatttacaaacgtttttttttgtctgtgagctgcgctggatttgcgtgcgACTTTTGAGACTCTACTCCCCTGACTTGACTCGATTCACAAatgcgttttttttaacacagaaggatctgcaaccaatcagatatcttcctttgtttcagccagtcataagagcgcaccctaCGTGGGAGAtgatttactcgtaaaccaaccAGATTAtagggcggatacacctgctgtttgagctgcgtcaCGCCGTTGGCTTGTGTGATTCAATACTtccgagttggtggagtaaagataaataaacaagacagcaacacaggatggagaggagatcactgctctgcttttcttgtgatctcggtaaagaaaacagcgcgatcggagaatgcttgtcgggccgttcaaccagagccgccgggagactggagagcttaagtcctgccgatgcagcaaatgatgatgagaaacagcggagatatttatgTACGTATTACCACCCCctcgcccccactaggtaatgaagcgtataatcggggaccagagagaatgcagttcTGCCGAATGATGTTTAGTgaaggcagacattatctcattaCTGATATGATTTAACAGAAGATTCCTAAATTGATTAATACATagattggatttttgtttccagttcattagaatggttttctttgcgatacataaggcagtgagaaccaagtgagccaggtttttttgatttgatttattttatttttgtacatgtaaaaaaaaataaatacacttcatgagaagtttaagaaaacaaaacataaaaacaaagaatttcatcctttaaaacttgctatcttgatttacatgtgccaaaaaaggagagggaggggagaaaaaaaaacatcttcacacCGAGTATAATAtacagtgtcaaggtgcaaaaaacacctcggcacacaaagcaacaaacatcatcacaagacttgcatgtgggggagggggggttggtggggggatcccggcacagtacatccaagtgatcgccgcggCTTAGTGGCGCTCGAAACCAGGAGACTGCGTTGGAGGAAGgtgttgagttgagggaggtgtggttatcagcaagtgtttGTGTGAGCGGTAggtccgtgaacttcgctcagagctgctcctcagccaatgtccttgatgttatcagacggctcagtcagttctgaaaacaggtccacagatgtttctGGAGAGGGGAggattagtgggggcagagtcccttgtttacattccaccagggagattgtgactagagCGGTCGGCCaaaaccgctctgtcaaggccagattatagaataaACTATTATATTGCAAAGAACAGagagactcagtaattttccgtctgcctttagtctctggttcatcaatggcgactccaaacagacaaatttgtgatcaattcccgcaaagccgagcttccaacttctccaaggtcttctccatcttgacaatgagctcaaagaccgccgctagcctgcaattctgttcaagaatcgcatccagcttacggctttgctcccccagcgttaatgcgttaattatgaaggcatcttcgatgtcctcgacagacaggatcgccaaacacaacggtttccaatgtttccaggaatccattgtgtatccagcaaaaaatgtcccatcggggcaagagggctcccttatcCCCCGACTTCTCATCGcaaaaatgtggtcaattgtgctgagagaccagttaatcaattccatgattgtagaatttcggaggagtgaaaaggagagacaggacaaaaagcagtagcagggcagatagttaagggagaggagcagaaaagagtccgccttcgccgagagccggaagaagatacacacacacacacacacacacacacacacacacacacacacacacacacacacacacacacacacacacacacacacacacacacacacacacacacacactaacgtTTTAGCACATGATGGTACTTTGACCAATCTGCCAATAAGTGAAACTGGCAAGCTCTCATGGACACAGCACGCTTTACTCCACATGGTTCTCATCTTGGTGGAGCAGCAGTAAGACATCCATTACCTATAGGACAATTTCAAGGCAACAGGGACGGGTGTGCTCATACAAGGCACTCTTGGTGCTCCTGCTCCTGGCTGGTGATATACATCTTAATCCTGGCCCGACCATGTTGGAACAACAGGCGAGCTCTATGGCGCAGGTGAGGCCCATGTCGCTGCCACCGCTCCTACGAGCTGAGCCACCCGGAACTAAAGCGCAGCAAAGCTGGTCCGATCGGCTGCTGGCCCAGATCCAGGAAGCACTGGAGCAGCAGTGCGAAGAGTGGATTGCGTCTCCAGTCTGCCGCGGGGAATCATGCAGCCATGAGTCTCCAGTTCCGGGTGCAGAGGCTGAGCATGCACCGCTGACACCCACAGGTCCAAGCTACACGGCGCCGGGCGATGAGCGCGCAGCACACAGGGAGCTGTCAGCCAACCAGCCGGGGAACATCGAGGGAGCAGCGGTCCTGCGCGCAACTGTGCACGGGGAACCAGCAGCACACCACAACCCGGAGGACACATCTACTTGCCTGCCAAAGCGAAAGCCAATCTTCGGCCTGTGTGGACCAAGAAACCAATTGACGCCAAGGTAAAATATATTCAACAACAGAGGAAACTGTTCCAAACTGTAAATCATGCAAAGATTCTCTGGGACCCGGATGCTAAACCTAAAGGGGTTTTTGGTGGACATATTAATATTAGGAGTCTTCCATCTAAAACAGAACAACTGGAAAAAGTATTGAATGACTAATCTTGATTACTTGGGGCTTTCAGAAATATGGCTGGGCAAGAATACTCCTGCAGGTGTCTATACTATGCCAAACTACAATTTATTCAGAAGAGACAGGACCCACAAAAGAGGTGGTAGGGTACTCTTGTATGTTAAAAGCAGTATCAGATGTAAACAATTTCCCTCAAATGATCTGGAGTGTGTAGGAGTCACAATGTTTTTGTCCCCTGAGATGTCATTCAATGTTGTTGTGCTGTATAGGCCACCAAATGAGAAgaactctgcttttttttttacatattgaAAGGTATATTGAAAGCTTGCAACAATAGAGAAACTATTTTAATGGgtgattttaatttaaactgGTTCGATAAAGCATGCTCTGAGAAGACTGATTGCCAAACAGTTTAAATGTTGAAGACCCCAACCAGAATAACTAGCTCCTCTAAAACTCTCTTGGACTTGATTTTCACAAATGAAGTGGATCGTGTTAACAAAACTTATAATTTAATTACGGGGTTATCAGACCATAACCTCACTCTTGTCTCAAGAAAACTTTTGAAGACCTGTTGGAGAAACCAAAACAGGAATAAAGTATTTACCTCTTTTATTCCTAAACGGGACTTGGAGCTATTGGATATGGAAATTAAAAATACTGTTCATAATGACCTTGTTTCTGGCCAGGACGCTGAGTTGGCATGTGGCATTTTGAAGGAGCACACCACCACTATTTTATCTAAATTCACCAAAACTGGACTGCGAAGAtctaaaagcagaaaacaattaCCTTGGCTCAGTGAGGGGATATGGCTTTTAATGAAGGAAAGAGATGCTGCCCTTAAAAGGTTTTTAAAATCAAGactgaatacagacacatttATCTTTAAAAGCCTGAGAAATAAAGTGATAAGTCAGTTAAGAAAAGCAAGCTTTTTCTTGGACGTTGGACGTGCAAATAATTTAGTTCATATCTCCATTAGGAGCTCTTCTTTGCACTTTTGCAGCGTTTTTCTCCCGAGTTGGAAAAGTCTTTCGCCGTATGTCACACACCGGGCCAGATAGTGACAAAGAGGGAGTCCACACATGAGTcaccaaattcaaaaatgtaatttattaaagtaaaaattaaatcaaaataaaccaaaagtatatgtaGGTTTAAATGTAGAGTGTCAGTCATGTATGCTGTGAGTGTGTGAAGAAGTATGCTGAGTGCAAGTGTTGTATGCAGGAGGAAAAAATACTTAGTTCCCCATTGGCAGGTGGAAACCCAGAACCAAGCCCAAGTCTGGGAGCAGCAAGAGACAGCAAGAGCAAGCCAGATCAAGCAAGCCAAAGACTGCAACGCTAGAGAGCCCCTAAATACCTtggctcccacacacacacacacaggtgaggCCAATTGGGCTGACGACCTGCCAGAACTTCCATCCAGGAAGCAGAATGGCCAATAAGGAGGGAGAGGGGCAGGCCGTCACACCGTAAAACAATGTCCATTAATCATCTCGTTGGGACCTCCAAATTGTTACAGCACTCACTGGGACGACTTGGTGCATAAGACGTGGACTTTATTTCAGCAGAAGACAGAGTAAAACCATACGGTTGCTCTGAGGCATTCAGTACATTTCTCTGCTTTTTTCCCTCAACTCTAAAAACCAACAAAGAACAAGGGCTTCTTCTCTGGTGCTAACCAGCACTATCATGTTAGTGACACAGTTGCTCTGCTGGCGTTATCTAACAGGCGCTACACATGTGACTCAAGGTTTTGTAATCAAGGCCTGGATCTCTACGTACACATAGCTAAGTATATACGAAAAAGAACCATGTCCCATgaaggccggttagctcagaaggtcagagcgtggtgctaataacgccaaggtcatgggtttgATCctcatactggccaaactggttACCAGTTAAACTCTGGGGATCTTACAACGTTTCAGATTTGAAAGATTGTTAACTTCATGTGGACCAAGAATTATTCATGTCTGAAGGATCACCTGCcttgaagaaaggaggaaataaAGATGACTTTTAAACATAATGAATTTACTAAGTTTATAAAGCAAgggaaagtttatttgtaatagaCATTCCGtgtacaattcaaagtgctttacattaaaacatttgaaaaatgatAGAAATATGTGTCAGTGATAGAGAATTATCATCCAACAATAAAAAAGGCTCTAAATGCTCTGGTTCTCTGACAGGtttttgtggccgagtggtaAAGGCGTTCGAATGCCTtatatttgtaaaaatatgaagaaaagaagaaactaaATATTCAGACTATAACCTGAGTATCTCAGCTggtagagcatcagacttttaatctgagggtccaggtttCCAGTCCCTGTTCAGGTGGATAAACTGCTGACCACAATTTCTAACTGTtaagaaacaactggattattTTCAATGTCCATCTCaagctattaaataaaaaacaaagggtAAAATACAGAGACAAAGCTCTCTTGCAAGACCTCGGTAGTTCGGATTCAGAGCATCACACTCTTAATCCATGGGACCTGTATTTTTCCCAAACAATAACTGTGCCCAACTCTGCCCAAACTTGACAAACTGCTCGATCGATTGTAGAAGGATGCAAAGGACAACTCAAATCTTCTTACTCctaagtttttattttcttgaagaTTTTTAAGTTTCCTGGCTTTGGGCCTCTTATATGTGGAAATGCGAAAGTTGACCAAGCTACCGCTGAAGTCCTAGTGGCCTAATGGACA contains:
- the LOC133460940 gene encoding zinc finger protein 678-like; this encodes MYITSQEQEHQECLNHKGRPKRYCCDDCEQVFTTSSNLKIHKKTHTGDKPYCCDQCGAAFTRRDHLKNHQRIHTGDKSYRCDQCGAAFTDKSALIRHQRIHTGDKPYRCDQCGVAFAQQSNLTTHQRIHSGDKPYRCDQCGAAFARQGHLTSHQRIHTGDKPYSCDQCGAAFALQGHLTRHQRIHTGDKPYRCDQCGGTFAEQGHLTRHRRIHTGNKPYRCDQCGVTFAQQGTLTRHQRIHTGDKPYRCDQCGAAFAEQGTLTRHQRIHTRDKPYRCDQCGAAFAEQGHLTRHRRIHTGDKPYRCDQCGATFARQDHLSSHQRIHTGDKPYRCDQCGAAFARHDQLTKHQRIHTG